One Mycolicibacterium sarraceniae genomic window carries:
- a CDS encoding NAD(P)H-hydrate dehydratase yields the protein MRHYYTADAIRAAEAPLLASLPDGVLMRRAAYGLATAVAAELRDRTGGLVGRHVCAVVGSGDNGGDALWAATFLRRRGVAASAVLLNPDRTHAKALAAFRSAGGRLAPAVPPSADLVLDGVVGISGTGPLREAAAEVFAVVEAAGISVVAVDIPSGIDVQTGAIAGPAVRAVLTVTFGGLKPVHALADCGRVELIDIGLDLPDTDLLSVQAADVKARWPLPGVHDDKYSQGVTGIMAGSSTYPGAAILCTGAAVAATSGMKRYAGSAAAEVVSHWPEVVAAPNPHAAGRVQAWVVGPGLGTDEKALSALTFALGSAVPVVVDADALTLLAAQPELVAGRTAPTVLTPHAGEFARLNGSPPGEDRVAATRRLADALGATVLLKGNVTVIADPSGHVYLNRAGGSWAATAGSGDVLSGIIGALLAAGLPPAEAAAAAAFVHARAANVSAADPGPTSVPASASRILAHIRQAIAEL from the coding sequence ATGCGGCACTACTACACCGCCGACGCGATCCGCGCCGCCGAGGCGCCCTTGTTGGCCAGCCTGCCCGACGGCGTGCTGATGCGTCGTGCCGCCTATGGATTGGCGACCGCGGTTGCGGCGGAGCTGCGGGATCGCACCGGTGGGTTGGTCGGGCGCCACGTGTGCGCGGTCGTCGGGTCGGGTGACAACGGCGGCGACGCGCTGTGGGCGGCGACCTTTTTGCGGCGCCGTGGGGTGGCGGCGTCCGCGGTGTTGCTGAACCCCGATCGCACCCACGCCAAGGCGTTGGCGGCGTTTCGTTCCGCTGGCGGCCGGTTGGCGCCCGCCGTGCCGCCATCGGCGGATCTGGTGCTCGACGGCGTCGTCGGCATCTCCGGCACGGGTCCGCTGCGCGAGGCTGCCGCCGAGGTGTTTGCCGTGGTCGAGGCTGCCGGGATTTCGGTGGTGGCCGTCGACATTCCCAGCGGTATCGATGTGCAGACCGGTGCAATCGCCGGGCCCGCGGTTCGGGCGGTGCTGACCGTGACCTTCGGCGGGCTCAAACCCGTTCATGCCCTGGCTGATTGTGGCCGAGTCGAACTCATCGACATCGGGCTGGACCTGCCCGACACCGACCTGCTGAGCGTGCAGGCCGCTGACGTCAAGGCGCGCTGGCCGCTGCCCGGCGTGCACGACGACAAGTACAGCCAGGGTGTCACCGGCATCATGGCGGGCTCGTCCACCTATCCCGGTGCGGCGATCCTGTGCACCGGGGCCGCGGTGGCTGCGACATCGGGAATGAAGCGCTATGCCGGCTCCGCGGCGGCCGAGGTGGTGTCCCACTGGCCCGAGGTGGTGGCCGCCCCGAACCCGCACGCGGCCGGACGGGTGCAGGCCTGGGTCGTCGGACCCGGGCTCGGCACTGACGAAAAGGCTCTTAGTGCGTTGACTTTCGCGCTCGGCAGCGCTGTGCCGGTGGTGGTCGACGCCGACGCCCTGACGCTGCTGGCCGCTCAACCGGAGCTGGTGGCTGGCCGCACGGCACCGACGGTGCTGACCCCGCACGCCGGCGAGTTCGCCCGTTTGAACGGCTCGCCGCCGGGGGAGGACCGGGTGGCGGCCACCCGCAGACTGGCCGACGCGCTCGGCGCGACCGTGCTGCTGAAGGGCAATGTCACCGTCATCGCCGATCCATCTGGTCACGTCTACCTCAATCGAGCCGGCGGGTCGTGGGCGGCGACCGCCGGTTCCGGTGACGTGCTGTCCGGAATCATCGGGGCGCTGCTCGCCGCGGGCCTCCCGCCGGCAGAAGCGGCCGCTGCGGCGGCATTCGTGCACGCTCGCGCCGCCAACGTCTCGGCTGCTGATCCCGGTCCGACATCGGTGCCCGCATCGGCGTCGCGCATCCTCGCCCACATCCGTCAAGCCATCGCAGAACTGTAG
- a CDS encoding type VII secretion target → MGNTRVDTAAVRAAAQRFDTVAGLLGGASLNRLQFDAHGAGRVHAAHGDAVRSALDLLAAGVTHWSRAAEETAAALRVTAERYGDAELRAAVR, encoded by the coding sequence ATGGGTAACACTCGTGTGGACACCGCGGCAGTGCGCGCCGCCGCGCAACGCTTTGACACCGTCGCCGGCCTACTCGGCGGCGCATCCCTGAATCGATTGCAGTTCGACGCCCACGGCGCCGGGCGTGTCCATGCCGCCCACGGTGATGCGGTGCGCTCGGCGTTGGACCTGCTGGCGGCCGGGGTTACGCACTGGTCGCGTGCCGCCGAGGAGACCGCCGCGGCGCTGCGCGTCACCGCCGAGCGCTACGGCGACGCCGAGCTGCGTGCGGCGGTCCGGTGA
- a CDS encoding dienelactone hydrolase family protein, which yields MARTRKLFAALTRRGRHQVLRGDLAFAGLPGIVYTPAAGFNLPGVAFGHDWLTDADHYVTTLEHLASWGIVAAAPNTERGLAPSVLNLAFDMGTTLDIITGVRLGPGEISVHPTKLGLVGHGLGGSAAVFAAAGLSGAGTGAPKAVAALFPAVTKPPAAQPAAALKVPGLVLSAPDDAISLRTDAQNLATAWTGSVLRVVSKAESAGLAEKRRFAGALGLPGSDRKTQKTTRALLTGFLLYHLTGDKDYREFADPEAVLPKTEALDPEAVPVTPEEQIIALLR from the coding sequence GTGGCCCGGACACGGAAGCTCTTCGCGGCACTGACTCGCCGCGGTCGTCATCAGGTTCTGCGCGGTGACCTGGCCTTTGCCGGGCTTCCCGGCATCGTCTACACGCCAGCCGCAGGCTTCAATTTGCCCGGGGTGGCCTTCGGCCACGATTGGCTCACAGACGCCGATCACTACGTCACAACGCTGGAACACCTCGCCTCGTGGGGCATCGTGGCCGCGGCGCCGAACACCGAGCGCGGCCTGGCCCCGTCGGTCCTGAATCTGGCCTTCGATATGGGCACCACCCTCGACATCATCACCGGGGTGCGGCTAGGCCCCGGTGAGATCAGCGTGCATCCCACCAAACTCGGGTTGGTCGGGCATGGGTTGGGCGGTTCGGCCGCGGTGTTCGCCGCGGCAGGTCTGTCCGGGGCGGGTACCGGCGCACCCAAGGCCGTCGCGGCGTTGTTCCCGGCGGTGACCAAACCTCCCGCTGCACAGCCCGCCGCGGCGCTGAAGGTGCCCGGTCTGGTGCTCAGCGCACCCGATGACGCGATCTCGCTGCGCACCGACGCTCAGAACCTGGCCACCGCGTGGACAGGCTCGGTGCTGCGTGTCGTGAGCAAGGCAGAATCCGCCGGATTGGCTGAGAAGCGACGCTTCGCGGGGGCGCTGGGCTTGCCGGGCTCGGATCGGAAGACCCAGAAGACGACGCGCGCGCTGTTGACCGGCTTCCTGCTGTATCACCTCACCGGCGACAAGGACTACCGCGAATTCGCCGACCCCGAGGCGGTGCTGCCCAAGACGGAAGCGCTCGACCCCGAGGCGGTGCCGGTCACGCCAGAGGAACAGATCATCGCTCTGCTCAGGTAG
- a CDS encoding WXG100 family type VII secretion target, translating into MRTAAAAADNRNDEIRVLLQGFITRMESVPPTVWGGLAAARFKTVVAHWNNESTRLSNALAGIADTIRNNEYELREAAQLHAQRIVAATADL; encoded by the coding sequence ATGCGCACCGCTGCCGCGGCCGCCGATAACCGCAACGATGAGATCCGGGTTCTGCTGCAGGGCTTCATTACCCGGATGGAATCGGTGCCGCCGACAGTGTGGGGCGGCCTGGCGGCCGCCAGGTTCAAGACCGTTGTCGCGCACTGGAACAACGAGTCCACCAGGCTGTCCAATGCGCTGGCCGGGATCGCTGACACGATCCGCAACAACGAATACGAATTGCGCGAGGCTGCGCAGCTGCATGCGCAGCGCATCGTTGCCGCGACCGCAGATCTCTAG
- the rplM gene encoding 50S ribosomal protein L13 — protein sequence MPTYTPKAGDTTRSWYVIDATDVVLGRLAVEAAKLLRGKHKPTFTPNVDGGDFVIVINADKVAISGDKLSKKFLYRHSGFPGGLRARALGDELAKHADRVVENAIVGMLPHNKLSRQVQKKLKVYAGPDHPHTAQQPIPFEIKQVAQ from the coding sequence GTGCCTACGTACACGCCGAAGGCAGGTGACACCACACGTTCGTGGTACGTCATCGACGCCACCGACGTGGTGCTCGGCCGGCTCGCCGTTGAAGCAGCAAAGCTGCTGCGCGGCAAGCACAAGCCGACATTCACGCCCAATGTCGACGGTGGCGATTTCGTCATCGTCATCAACGCTGACAAGGTCGCTATCAGCGGCGACAAGCTCAGCAAGAAGTTCCTCTACCGCCACTCTGGTTTCCCCGGTGGTCTGCGCGCCCGCGCGCTCGGTGACGAGCTGGCCAAGCACGCCGATCGCGTCGTCGAGAACGCCATCGTCGGGATGCTGCCGCACAACAAGCTGAGCCGCCAGGTGCAGAAGAAGCTCAAGGTCTACGCAGGCCCTGATCATCCGCACACCGCGCAGCAGCCGATTCCGTTCGAGATCAAGCAGGTGGCCCAGTGA
- the rpsI gene encoding 30S ribosomal protein S9: METPEATEVIEAEVAVEAAPRAPIIIDRPIQTVGRRKEAVVRVRLVPGTGQFNLDGRTLEAYFPNKVHQQLIKAPLVTVDRVDAFDIFAHLDGGGPSGQAGALRLAIARALILVQPEDRPALKKAGFLTRDPRAIERKKYGLKKARKAPQYSKR, translated from the coding sequence ATCGAGACCCCCGAGGCCACTGAGGTCATCGAAGCAGAGGTCGCCGTCGAGGCCGCCCCGCGTGCCCCGATCATCATCGATCGCCCCATCCAGACCGTCGGCCGACGCAAGGAGGCTGTGGTGCGCGTCCGGCTGGTGCCGGGTACCGGCCAGTTCAACCTGGACGGCCGCACCCTGGAGGCCTACTTCCCGAACAAGGTGCACCAGCAGCTGATCAAGGCCCCGCTGGTGACCGTGGACCGGGTCGACGCTTTTGACATCTTCGCCCACCTCGACGGTGGTGGCCCCTCCGGTCAGGCCGGCGCGCTTCGCCTCGCGATCGCCCGTGCACTGATCCTGGTGCAGCCCGAGGACCGCCCGGCGCTGAAGAAGGCCGGCTTCCTCACGCGTGACCCGCGTGCCATCGAGCGCAAGAAGTACGGCCTCAAGAAGGCCCGCAAGGCGCCGCAGTACAGCAAGCGCTGA
- the glmM gene encoding phosphoglucosamine mutase: MGRLFGTDGVRGVANRELTAELGLALGAAAARRLAVTRSSGRRVAVIGRDPRASGEMLEAAVIAGVTSEGVDALRVGVLPTPAVAHLTAAYGADFGVMISASHNPMPDNGIKIFGPGGHKLDDDTEDRIEELVAQGPGLRPIGAEIGRVVDASDALERYLHHVRAAAPIRLDGLTVVVDCAHGAAFQAAPRAYYAAGARVIAINAEPDGLNINDGCGSTHLEQLQAAVVAHRADIGLAHDGDADRCLAVDATGQVVDGDAIMVVLAVGMREAGELASETLVATVMSNLGLHIAMREVGITVRTTGVGDRYVLEELRAGEFTLGGEQSGHIVMPALGTTGDGIATGLRLMARMAQTRLSLAELAAPMQTMPQVLINVAVADKATVAEAPAVQSAVRAAEAELGDTGRILLRPSGTEQMVRVMVEAADEDTARQLAVRIAESVSAEG, encoded by the coding sequence ATGGGCCGACTGTTCGGGACCGACGGTGTCCGCGGCGTCGCTAACCGAGAACTGACCGCTGAGCTGGGTCTGGCGCTGGGGGCGGCCGCGGCTCGGCGGCTTGCTGTGACGAGAAGTTCGGGACGGCGGGTGGCGGTTATCGGCCGTGATCCGCGCGCCAGTGGCGAGATGCTCGAGGCGGCGGTGATCGCCGGCGTCACGAGCGAGGGTGTGGACGCACTTCGAGTCGGTGTGTTGCCCACCCCGGCGGTGGCCCACCTGACGGCCGCCTACGGTGCCGACTTCGGCGTGATGATCTCTGCCTCGCACAACCCGATGCCCGATAACGGCATCAAGATCTTCGGCCCCGGCGGACACAAGCTCGACGATGACACCGAGGACCGCATTGAGGAACTCGTCGCGCAGGGGCCCGGTCTGCGACCGATCGGCGCCGAGATCGGCCGCGTGGTCGATGCGAGCGACGCTTTGGAGCGCTACCTGCACCACGTCCGTGCGGCGGCGCCGATCCGGCTGGACGGGCTGACGGTTGTCGTCGATTGCGCCCATGGCGCCGCGTTCCAAGCCGCGCCGCGTGCCTACTACGCCGCGGGTGCGCGGGTGATCGCGATCAATGCCGAACCCGACGGACTGAACATCAACGACGGTTGCGGCTCGACGCATCTGGAGCAGTTACAGGCTGCGGTGGTAGCCCACCGGGCCGATATCGGCCTGGCGCACGACGGTGACGCCGACCGCTGCCTGGCGGTGGATGCGACCGGCCAGGTTGTGGACGGTGACGCCATCATGGTGGTTTTGGCGGTGGGGATGCGCGAAGCCGGTGAGTTGGCGTCGGAGACGCTGGTGGCCACCGTGATGAGCAACCTCGGTCTGCATATCGCTATGCGCGAGGTGGGAATCACAGTGCGTACCACCGGAGTTGGCGACCGCTACGTCTTGGAGGAATTGCGGGCCGGTGAATTCACGTTGGGTGGTGAGCAGTCGGGTCACATCGTGATGCCCGCGCTGGGGACTACCGGTGACGGGATCGCCACCGGCCTGCGGTTGATGGCGCGCATGGCGCAGACCCGGCTGTCGCTGGCCGAGCTGGCGGCGCCGATGCAGACCATGCCGCAGGTCCTGATCAATGTCGCAGTGGCCGATAAGGCGACCGTCGCCGAAGCGCCCGCGGTGCAGAGTGCGGTCCGTGCCGCCGAGGCCGAACTCGGGGACACCGGCCGAATTCTTTTGCGGCCCTCGGGAACCGAGCAGATGGTGCGGGTCATGGTGGAGGCCGCCGACGAGGACACCGCCCGGCAGCTCGCGGTCCGCATCGCCGAATCTGTCAGCGCCGAGGGCTGA
- a CDS encoding LLM class F420-dependent oxidoreductase → MRTGIFLDYSGGFREAVEHIVVLEKAGVDIALVAEAYSYDAVSQLGYLAARTSTIELGSGVFPIYTRTPTLLAMTAAGLDFVSDGRFSLGIGTSGPQVVEGFHGVPFDAPLGRTREVVDICRQVWRRERVQHQGRSYQIPLPADRGTGLGKPLQLINHPVRERIPITIAALGPKNVELTAEIAEGWQPVFFYPEKADDVWGDALRAGKAKRDSQLGELDVMVGVSLAIGDDVEERLNWAKPHLALYIGGMGAKGQNFYHKLATRYGYGEVADHIQDLFLSGRKAEAIAAVPDELVRNVNLIGPRGFVKERIAAFTEAGVTTLLATPTTTDTGEYLRWVEELQQLLP, encoded by the coding sequence ATGCGTACCGGGATCTTTCTGGACTACTCGGGCGGCTTCCGCGAGGCCGTCGAGCACATCGTGGTGTTGGAGAAGGCCGGGGTGGACATCGCCCTGGTCGCCGAGGCCTACTCCTACGACGCCGTCAGCCAGTTGGGCTACCTGGCGGCAAGAACGTCGACGATCGAGCTGGGGTCCGGCGTCTTCCCCATCTACACCCGGACCCCGACCCTGCTGGCGATGACGGCCGCCGGCCTGGACTTCGTCTCCGACGGCCGCTTTAGTCTCGGCATCGGCACATCGGGCCCGCAGGTGGTGGAGGGCTTCCACGGGGTGCCGTTCGACGCGCCACTGGGCCGCACTCGTGAGGTCGTCGACATCTGCCGACAGGTCTGGCGCCGCGAACGTGTCCAGCACCAGGGCCGCAGCTACCAGATCCCACTGCCGGCCGACCGCGGCACCGGCCTGGGAAAGCCACTGCAACTGATCAATCATCCGGTGCGGGAACGGATTCCGATCACCATCGCCGCATTGGGCCCCAAGAACGTCGAGCTGACCGCCGAGATCGCCGAAGGGTGGCAGCCGGTGTTCTTCTACCCGGAGAAGGCCGACGATGTCTGGGGCGATGCGCTGCGGGCCGGAAAAGCCAAGCGCGACAGCCAACTCGGCGAACTCGATGTGATGGTCGGGGTGTCGCTGGCCATCGGCGACGATGTCGAGGAGCGGCTGAACTGGGCTAAGCCGCATCTGGCGCTCTATATCGGCGGCATGGGCGCCAAGGGCCAGAACTTCTACCACAAGCTGGCAACCCGGTACGGGTACGGCGAAGTGGCCGACCACATCCAGGATCTGTTCCTGTCCGGCCGCAAGGCCGAGGCGATCGCCGCGGTGCCCGACGAATTGGTGCGCAACGTCAACCTGATCGGCCCGCGCGGCTTCGTCAAAGAACGGATCGCTGCCTTCACCGAGGCCGGAGTCACCACGCTGCTGGCCACACCGACTACCACCGACACGGGCGAATACCTCAGGTGGGTCGAGGAATTGCAACAGCTGCTGCCCTGA
- the glmS gene encoding glutamine--fructose-6-phosphate transaminase (isomerizing) yields MCGIVAYVGHRPAQGVVVDALRRMEYRGYDSSGIALLDGEGGLIVRRRAGRLTNLEEALAETDPAALAGTAGMGHTRWATHGRPTDRNAHPHRDAAGTFAVVHNGIIENFATLRQELEADGVEFASDTDTEVAVHLVAHAYGHGPTAGDFEGSVLAVLRRLEGHFTLVFTHADDPGTIIAARRSTPLVVGIGDGEMFLGSDVAAFIEFTREAVELGQDQAVIITADGYRITDFNGVDDTASAREFHIDWDLSAAEKGGYEYFMLKEIAEQPAAVADTLLGHFVDGRIVLDEQRLSDQELREIDKVFIVACGTAFHSGLLAKYAIEHWTRLPVEVELASEFRYRDPVLDRGTLVIAISQSGETADTLEAVRHAKSQKAKVLAICNTNGSQIPREADAVLYTRAGPEIGVAATKTFLAQIAANYLVGLALAQARGTKYPDEVEREYQELESMPDLVARTLDHMGPITALAQQFATSPTVLFLGRHVGYPVALEGALKLKELAYMHAEGFAAGELKHGPIALIEDGLPVIVVMPSPKNAATLHAKLLSNIREIQARGAITIVIAEEGDDTVRPYADHIFEIPAVSTLFQPLLSTVPLQVFAAAVARARGYDVDKPRNLAKSVTVE; encoded by the coding sequence ATGTGCGGAATCGTGGCCTACGTCGGGCATCGCCCTGCCCAGGGCGTTGTCGTCGATGCGCTACGGCGGATGGAGTACCGCGGTTACGACTCGTCTGGCATCGCCCTGCTCGACGGTGAGGGCGGCCTTATCGTGCGCCGCCGCGCCGGCCGCCTGACGAACCTCGAGGAAGCACTGGCCGAGACGGATCCCGCCGCACTCGCCGGCACCGCGGGTATGGGCCACACCCGGTGGGCCACCCACGGTCGGCCCACAGACCGCAACGCCCACCCGCATCGCGACGCGGCGGGCACGTTCGCCGTCGTCCACAATGGCATCATCGAGAACTTCGCGACGCTGCGCCAAGAGCTGGAAGCCGACGGTGTGGAGTTCGCCAGCGACACCGATACCGAAGTGGCCGTTCACCTGGTCGCGCACGCGTACGGCCACGGCCCGACCGCCGGCGACTTCGAGGGCTCGGTACTCGCGGTCCTGCGCCGCCTGGAAGGGCACTTCACGCTGGTCTTCACCCACGCCGACGACCCCGGCACCATCATCGCTGCCCGGCGCTCCACCCCCCTCGTGGTGGGCATCGGCGATGGTGAGATGTTCCTCGGCTCCGATGTCGCGGCCTTCATCGAATTCACCCGCGAAGCCGTCGAGCTGGGTCAGGACCAGGCGGTGATCATCACGGCCGACGGCTACCGGATCACCGACTTCAACGGCGTCGATGACACCGCGAGTGCCCGCGAGTTTCATATCGACTGGGACCTGTCCGCCGCCGAAAAGGGCGGCTACGAGTACTTCATGCTCAAGGAGATCGCCGAGCAGCCGGCGGCGGTCGCCGACACCCTGCTCGGCCATTTCGTCGACGGCCGCATCGTGCTCGACGAGCAGCGCCTGTCCGATCAGGAGCTGCGTGAGATCGACAAGGTCTTCATCGTCGCCTGCGGCACCGCGTTCCATTCCGGGCTGCTGGCCAAGTACGCGATCGAGCATTGGACGCGGCTGCCGGTAGAGGTCGAGCTGGCCAGCGAGTTCCGTTACCGCGATCCGGTTCTGGATCGCGGCACCCTGGTGATCGCGATCTCCCAGTCCGGCGAGACCGCCGACACCTTGGAAGCTGTCCGCCACGCCAAGAGCCAGAAAGCCAAAGTGCTGGCGATCTGCAACACCAACGGCAGCCAGATCCCGCGCGAAGCCGACGCAGTCCTGTACACCCGAGCTGGTCCCGAGATCGGGGTGGCGGCAACCAAGACGTTCCTGGCCCAGATCGCCGCCAACTACCTCGTCGGGCTGGCGCTGGCCCAGGCCCGCGGCACCAAATACCCCGACGAGGTCGAGCGGGAGTACCAGGAGCTGGAGTCCATGCCGGATCTTGTCGCGCGGACTCTGGACCACATGGGACCCATCACCGCGCTGGCACAGCAGTTCGCGACCTCACCCACGGTGTTGTTCCTGGGCCGTCACGTCGGCTACCCGGTGGCACTCGAGGGTGCGCTCAAGCTCAAGGAACTGGCGTACATGCACGCCGAGGGTTTCGCCGCCGGTGAGCTCAAGCACGGCCCGATCGCGCTGATCGAGGACGGACTGCCCGTCATCGTGGTGATGCCGTCGCCCAAGAATGCGGCGACGTTGCACGCCAAGCTGTTGAGTAATATCCGCGAGATCCAGGCCCGTGGAGCGATCACGATCGTGATCGCGGAGGAGGGTGACGATACGGTGCGCCCGTACGCCGATCACATCTTCGAAATACCCGCGGTATCAACGCTTTTCCAGCCGTTGTTGTCGACGGTCCCCCTGCAGGTGTTCGCCGCGGCGGTAGCTCGGGCTCGCGGTTACGACGTCGACAAGCCGCGCAACCTGGCCAAGTCCGTCACGGTCGAATAG
- a CDS encoding WXG100 family type VII secretion target gives MDPVLSYNFAEIDAAVLADIQGTSARLGAALDDLSRQIAPLREVWTADAAAAYQAEQASWQHAASALRDILVRLGAAVRDGAADVADADRRAAGMWG, from the coding sequence ATGGATCCCGTCCTTTCCTACAATTTCGCCGAGATCGACGCCGCGGTGCTCGCCGATATCCAGGGCACGTCGGCCCGGCTCGGTGCCGCGCTCGACGACCTCAGTCGGCAGATCGCGCCGCTGCGGGAGGTGTGGACGGCCGATGCCGCGGCTGCCTACCAAGCCGAGCAGGCGAGTTGGCAACACGCCGCGTCTGCGTTGCGCGACATCCTTGTGCGCCTCGGCGCTGCGGTGCGCGACGGAGCGGCCGACGTTGCCGACGCCGATCGTCGCGCTGCCGGAATGTGGGGCTGA